A genomic region of Prionailurus bengalensis isolate Pbe53 chromosome D1, Fcat_Pben_1.1_paternal_pri, whole genome shotgun sequence contains the following coding sequences:
- the PLAAT5 gene encoding phospholipase A and acyltransferase 5, whose amino-acid sequence MGLSPAAPGKSRLRLSRSPGPRPKPASGAAKISSQALVQLSPKHLQQGTSELDRSVQEGEEPGVNLETTPNQKRAESHSTPKPESTSKLAKQAAKSKPRPRPGDLIEIFRIGYEHWAIYVEDDCVVHLAPPSEEFEAGSISSIFSNRAVVKYSRLEDVLHGCSWKINNKLDGTYLPLPVDKIVRRTKKMINKMVQYSLIDGNCEHFVNNLRYGVPRSQQVEHALMEGAKAARVVISAVVDSIRPKPGPA is encoded by the exons ATGGGCCTGAGCCCGGCCGCCCCCGGGAAGAGCAGGCTCCGCCTCTCCCGCTCCCCCGGGCCCCGCCCCAAACCCGCGTCCGGAGCCGCAA AAATATCCTCTCAAGCGTTGGTCCAGCTCTCTCCCAAGCACCTGCAGCAGGGAACCTCAGAACTGGACAGAAGCGTCCAGGAGGG GGAGGAGCCCGGAGTTAACTTGGAGACCACACCCAACCAGAAAAGAGCAGAGTCACATTCAACCCCGAAGCCTGAGAGCACAAGCAAGTTAGCAAAGCAAGCCGCCAAG AGCAAACCGAGACCCAGACCTGGCGACCTGATTGAGATTTTTCGCATCGGCTATGAGCACTGGGCCATCTACGTGGAAGACGACTGTGTGGTCCATCTGGCTCCCCCGA GTGAGGAATTTGAGGCCGGCAGTATCAGTTCCATCTTCAGCAACCGGGCCGTGGTGAAATACAGTCGCCTGGAGGACGTGCTGCACGGCTGCTCTTGGAAGATCAACAACAAGCTGGATGGGACGTACCTGCCCCTGCCCGTGGACAAGATCGTCCGGCGCACGAAGAAGATGATCAACAAGATGGTGCAGTACAGCCTGATTGATGGGAACTGTGAGCACTTCGTCAACAACCTCAGATACGGTGTGCCCAGGAGCCAGCAG GTGGAACACGCCCTGATGGAAGGCGCGAAAGCTGCCCGTGTGGTTATTTCAGCTGTGGTGGACAGCATACGGCCCAAGCCTGGCCCCGCCTGA